From the Solibacillus sp. FSL R5-0449 genome, one window contains:
- a CDS encoding YjiH family protein — protein sequence MKTKFSTYTWFLFIALSALGVFLFITPINTEDGIKVPIAILANFLAGKVEPFIHWFAFIVFIVAAAGSVVMQFIPKKTEQRTLVDSLFRVNWFWTIMRVLAVIFASMYVFQIGPESLTSDVTTGVLLDPAAGLVTFMFVLFLFAGLLLPLLTDFGLLEFFGSMMVKIMRPLFKIPGRSAIDCLASWVGDGTIGVLLTSKQYEEKNYTAREAATIATTFSVVSITFCLVVVETIGIGDYFIEFYASVIICGLILAFIMPRIYPLKQKADTLIDGSQVPANREDVQDGYNVFSFGLHNALSKADSNRNLGKMIKNGFINVLEMWFAVTPIIMAFATIALVLAEFTSFFRILGMPFEPILALLQIPEAGEAAQTMIVGFADMLLPSVLGAGIESEMTRFFIATVSVTQLIYMSEVGGLILGTKLPLKLWDLFMIFLIRTIISIPIIAAIAHLLF from the coding sequence ATGAAAACAAAATTTTCTACGTATACTTGGTTTCTGTTTATTGCCCTTTCTGCTCTTGGTGTATTTCTGTTTATCACACCGATTAATACAGAAGACGGCATAAAAGTACCGATTGCGATCCTGGCAAACTTTTTGGCAGGTAAAGTAGAGCCATTCATTCACTGGTTCGCATTCATTGTATTTATTGTTGCGGCGGCAGGATCTGTCGTAATGCAATTTATTCCGAAAAAAACAGAACAGCGTACACTCGTTGATTCATTATTCCGTGTGAACTGGTTCTGGACAATCATGCGTGTGCTTGCAGTTATATTTGCAAGTATGTATGTTTTCCAAATCGGGCCTGAAAGTTTAACAAGTGATGTGACAACAGGCGTGTTACTTGATCCGGCGGCAGGTCTTGTAACTTTCATGTTTGTACTGTTTTTATTTGCCGGTTTATTGTTGCCTTTATTAACAGACTTCGGTTTACTTGAATTTTTCGGGTCGATGATGGTAAAAATTATGCGTCCCCTATTCAAAATTCCAGGACGCTCTGCTATTGACTGCCTTGCTTCTTGGGTGGGCGATGGAACGATCGGCGTATTGCTTACAAGCAAGCAATATGAAGAAAAAAATTATACAGCTCGTGAAGCCGCAACAATCGCGACTACATTCTCAGTTGTATCGATCACTTTCTGTTTAGTTGTCGTTGAAACTATCGGTATCGGTGATTACTTCATCGAGTTTTATGCTTCTGTTATTATTTGCGGGTTAATTTTAGCATTCATTATGCCTCGTATCTATCCGTTAAAACAAAAAGCAGATACATTAATTGATGGCTCACAAGTACCTGCAAACCGTGAAGATGTACAAGATGGGTATAATGTATTTTCTTTTGGTTTGCACAATGCTTTATCGAAAGCCGATTCTAACCGTAACTTAGGAAAAATGATCAAAAACGGATTTATTAATGTTCTGGAAATGTGGTTTGCGGTTACACCAATTATTATGGCATTCGCAACAATCGCATTAGTGTTAGCCGAGTTTACAAGTTTCTTCCGTATTTTAGGGATGCCTTTTGAGCCGATTTTAGCGCTTCTGCAAATTCCTGAAGCCGGTGAAGCTGCACAAACGATGATTGTCGGTTTTGCGGACATGCTATTACCTTCTGTTTTAGGTGCAGGCATTGAATCTGAAATGACACGCTTCTTCATTGCGACAGTATCGGTTACACAATTAATTTACATGTCGGAAGTCGGCGGACTGATTTTAGGTACGAAGCTTCCATTAAAGCTTTGGGATCTATTCATGATTTTCTTAATCCGTACAATTATTTCGATTCCGATTATCGCAGCAATTGCGCATTTATTATTTTAA
- the bshB2 gene encoding bacillithiol biosynthesis deacetylase BshB2, producing the protein MTLQEERHVLVVYPHPDDEAFSVAGTLRLFHNMGVPVTYACLTLGEMGRNLGNPPFATRESLPEIRRKELMKACEAMGISDLRMMGLRDKTVEFEDDEKMVKLVNDLIVELNPSLIFTFLPGFAVHPDHEATGRAVVEAVRRIDKQYRPRILACAFANDTVEKNGEPDVTIDIESVKADKLKALKAHASQTAWMIQDAEKRVDTGDVSLDNWLTNERFYTVTFNE; encoded by the coding sequence ATGACATTACAAGAAGAACGTCACGTTTTAGTCGTTTATCCGCACCCGGATGATGAAGCCTTTTCAGTTGCAGGTACATTACGCTTATTCCACAACATGGGAGTTCCTGTTACATATGCTTGTTTAACATTGGGCGAAATGGGACGAAACTTAGGAAATCCTCCATTTGCAACACGCGAATCATTGCCGGAAATTCGCCGGAAAGAGCTGATGAAAGCATGTGAAGCAATGGGTATCAGTGATTTGCGTATGATGGGTTTACGTGATAAAACAGTCGAATTTGAAGATGATGAAAAAATGGTCAAGCTCGTGAATGATTTGATTGTCGAGCTGAATCCATCATTAATCTTCACATTTTTACCTGGTTTTGCTGTCCATCCCGATCATGAAGCAACTGGACGCGCGGTTGTCGAAGCGGTACGTCGTATCGATAAACAGTACCGACCTCGAATTTTAGCTTGTGCATTTGCGAATGACACAGTTGAGAAAAACGGTGAGCCGGATGTTACAATCGATATCGAGTCCGTCAAAGCAGATAAGTTAAAAGCTTTAAAGGCACATGCTTCTCAAACAGCCTGGATGATTCAAGACGCGGAAAAACGGGTAGATACTGGTGACGTCTCACTGGATAACTGGTTAACTAATGAAAGATTTTATACTGTCACTTTTAATGAGTAA
- a CDS encoding YojF family protein translates to MKEVNTNELQELINSFANKDVFIHLETTNGSYATHYNEGFFNAGAFIRNVQIRYELGKVVGDAPHRVGLKMPHGWVYAQGITHFELDDEGRLLMAGLDNTGKLAVALEISETPFAY, encoded by the coding sequence ATGAAGGAAGTAAATACTAACGAGCTCCAGGAGTTAATTAATTCTTTTGCGAACAAAGACGTTTTTATTCATCTAGAAACTACAAACGGCTCTTATGCAACACATTACAATGAAGGCTTTTTCAATGCAGGCGCATTTATCCGCAATGTACAAATACGCTATGAATTAGGAAAAGTGGTAGGAGATGCCCCGCACCGTGTTGGACTTAAAATGCCGCATGGCTGGGTCTACGCGCAAGGAATTACACATTTCGAACTGGACGATGAGGGCCGTTTACTAATGGCTGGTTTAGATAATACTGGAAAGCTGGCGGTTGCATTAGAAATCAGCGAAACGCCATTTGCTTATTAA
- the thiD gene encoding bifunctional hydroxymethylpyrimidine kinase/phosphomethylpyrimidine kinase, producing the protein MTLKKTLTIAGSDTSAGAGMQADLKAFQEHGTYGMVALTVVVTMDPKTWSHSVTPLPTELLQKQIDTALSTGVDAIKTGMLSTEEIIQMASKAIQASGTDKIVIDPVMVCKGEDEVLNPGNTTAMIKYLLPYATVVTPNLFEAGQLAGTTTPKTIEQMQAAAVKIHELGAKNVVIKGGKALVHDKAVDLFYNGVEFKLLETEKVSSTYNHGAGCTFAASICANLANGLSVEESVIEAKEFVSAAIKHGWALNEHVGPVMHGAKPRFGAPEVTVTTIPNYVKA; encoded by the coding sequence ATGACACTAAAAAAAACTTTAACGATTGCCGGTTCTGATACTTCTGCAGGCGCAGGAATGCAGGCCGATTTAAAAGCCTTCCAGGAACATGGCACATATGGAATGGTCGCATTGACAGTTGTTGTGACAATGGATCCTAAAACTTGGAGCCACTCAGTTACACCACTGCCGACAGAATTATTGCAAAAACAAATCGATACAGCCCTTTCAACAGGTGTCGATGCCATTAAGACAGGCATGCTTTCAACTGAAGAAATTATTCAAATGGCATCAAAAGCAATTCAGGCTTCCGGTACAGATAAAATTGTCATCGATCCTGTAATGGTTTGCAAAGGCGAAGATGAAGTATTGAACCCTGGCAATACGACAGCCATGATTAAATATTTATTACCCTATGCAACAGTTGTCACACCTAACCTATTCGAAGCAGGACAGCTGGCAGGTACAACAACGCCGAAAACTATCGAGCAAATGCAAGCTGCAGCAGTGAAAATTCATGAGCTGGGCGCAAAAAATGTTGTAATTAAAGGTGGAAAAGCCTTAGTACATGATAAAGCCGTTGATTTGTTCTATAATGGAGTAGAATTTAAATTATTAGAAACTGAAAAAGTTTCTTCTACTTATAATCATGGGGCAGGCTGTACTTTTGCAGCGAGTATTTGTGCAAACTTAGCAAACGGTCTTTCTGTTGAGGAATCGGTTATTGAAGCGAAAGAATTCGTTTCAGCGGCGATTAAACACGGATGGGCTTTAAATGAACATGTTGGACCAGTAATGCACGGAGCAAAACCACGTTTCGGTGCACCTGAAGTTACTGTTACAACAATTCCAAATTATGTTAAAGCGTAA
- a CDS encoding uracil-DNA glycosylase, protein MKQLTNRWKDLLAQEVERPYYKQLVTFLEQQYMEETVYPKKENIFSALQLTDYNQVKVVILGQDPYHGPNQAHGLSFSVEKGQKLPPSLKNMMKELQQDIGCEIPEHGDLTSWAKQGVLLLNTVLTVQAGKANSHKGQGWERFTDTIIENLAKREQPIVFLLWGKPAQSKRNLIERISSNHIIFQSPHPSPLSAHRGFFGSKPYSKANEALLSLGQQPIDWCLSKKYGNKLNFCTKEW, encoded by the coding sequence ATGAAACAGTTGACGAATAGATGGAAAGATTTATTGGCTCAAGAAGTGGAGCGGCCATATTATAAACAGCTTGTAACATTTTTAGAGCAGCAATATATGGAAGAAACAGTGTATCCGAAGAAGGAGAATATTTTCAGTGCCCTCCAGTTAACGGACTACAATCAAGTAAAAGTAGTCATATTAGGACAAGATCCGTATCATGGTCCGAATCAGGCCCATGGATTGAGCTTTTCAGTTGAAAAAGGGCAAAAGTTGCCTCCTAGTCTAAAAAATATGATGAAGGAACTGCAGCAGGATATTGGCTGCGAAATCCCGGAGCATGGAGACTTAACATCGTGGGCAAAGCAGGGCGTATTATTACTGAACACCGTTTTAACTGTACAAGCAGGAAAAGCCAATTCACATAAAGGGCAAGGCTGGGAACGGTTTACGGATACGATAATTGAAAACCTCGCAAAACGTGAGCAGCCGATTGTATTTTTATTATGGGGAAAACCGGCCCAAAGTAAACGAAATTTAATTGAACGAATTTCAAGCAACCATATTATTTTCCAATCGCCACATCCAAGTCCGTTAAGCGCACATCGCGGTTTTTTCGGAAGCAAACCGTATTCAAAAGCAAACGAAGCACTCCTGTCATTAGGACAACAGCCGATTGACTGGTGCCTATCGAAGAAATATGGAAACAAGCTAAACTTTTGCACAAAAGAATGGTAA
- a CDS encoding uracil-DNA glycosylase, protein MKVDCFKCQHFRVTWDQSNPRGCTAYGFKTKQLPSLVVKQSSGMDCLKFVPKNREGGQKR, encoded by the coding sequence ATGAAAGTAGATTGCTTTAAATGCCAGCACTTCCGTGTAACATGGGACCAGTCTAATCCGCGCGGTTGCACAGCATATGGCTTTAAAACGAAGCAGCTGCCATCTCTCGTTGTTAAACAGTCTTCGGGAATGGACTGCTTAAAATTTGTACCGAAAAATAGAGAAGGTGGGCAAAAGCGATGA
- a CDS encoding YwdI family protein, whose product MITYESIVKQIEKLTSEAAQAATEQQTREKLAAIRALCDVVLDEKISSPKPASINSMSTTISSPVYSQPVAIPAQKLEEDDANGDSLFDF is encoded by the coding sequence ATGATTACGTATGAATCGATTGTTAAGCAAATTGAAAAATTGACATCAGAAGCAGCACAGGCGGCAACAGAACAACAAACCCGTGAAAAGCTTGCAGCAATTCGTGCGCTATGTGATGTCGTTTTAGACGAAAAAATCAGTTCGCCAAAACCTGCTTCCATAAATAGCATGAGTACAACAATCTCGTCACCTGTATACTCGCAACCGGTCGCAATTCCAGCACAAAAGCTTGAAGAAGACGATGCAAACGGCGACTCCTTGTTTGATTTTTAA
- a CDS encoding DUF423 domain-containing protein: MKGSIISGAIHGFLAVALGAFAAHALEDILDDYSAGIWDTAIQYQMFHATALILVGILMSKAVFGEVKQLKIAMFCFNAGIIIFAGSLMVLALTGIGILGAITPIGGVFFLVGWIMVITAVVKKTQ, encoded by the coding sequence ATGAAAGGTTCAATTATATCTGGCGCAATCCACGGATTTTTGGCAGTAGCATTAGGTGCCTTTGCAGCACATGCACTGGAAGATATACTCGATGATTACAGTGCCGGGATTTGGGATACAGCAATCCAGTATCAAATGTTTCATGCAACAGCACTTATTTTAGTCGGTATTTTAATGTCAAAAGCGGTTTTCGGTGAAGTGAAGCAGTTGAAAATTGCGATGTTCTGCTTTAATGCAGGTATTATAATCTTCGCGGGAAGCTTAATGGTATTAGCCTTAACAGGAATCGGTATACTTGGTGCCATTACTCCTATCGGTGGGGTATTCTTTTTAGTGGGCTGGATTATGGTTATTACAGCAGTAGTAAAAAAGACTCAATAA
- a CDS encoding M20 family metallopeptidase, which translates to MDQLLLKLEENFEEMVIIRRYLHEHPEPSHHEVHTPAYIANFHRELGLEVREFVGGRGVVATLKGAKQGKTVALRADFDALAIQELNDFPYKSKNDGVMHACGHDGHTATLLVLAKVLTEMRDQLSGNIVFIHQHAEELAPGGAKAMIEDGCLDGVDVIFGTHLWAPTPLGEVLVREGAIMAAADRFEIVIQGKGGHGAEPQHSVDAIVVGAHFVTQLQTIVSRRVAPLESGVVTVGQFEAVNPFNVIADTVKIQGTVRAFDEQVRKQMKEEIELLLKATCLGMHADYRFEYFDGYPPVINHAAETQFVAQIANETPGVEKVTVCPPFMIGEDYGYYMQHVPGTFFFTGAKNPEWEAVYPHHHARFDFDERAMLIAAKVLGQATLQFLLNEQREEESA; encoded by the coding sequence ATGGACCAATTATTATTAAAGTTAGAAGAGAATTTTGAAGAGATGGTAATAATCCGACGCTATTTACATGAGCATCCGGAACCATCCCATCACGAAGTACATACACCTGCATACATTGCCAATTTCCACCGTGAACTAGGTTTGGAAGTACGAGAATTTGTTGGAGGGCGCGGAGTTGTAGCCACATTAAAAGGGGCAAAACAAGGAAAGACCGTTGCTTTACGTGCGGATTTTGATGCATTGGCAATTCAAGAGCTAAATGATTTTCCATATAAATCAAAAAATGATGGAGTAATGCATGCATGCGGACACGATGGTCATACCGCAACATTACTCGTTTTGGCTAAAGTTTTGACAGAAATGCGGGATCAACTGTCCGGCAATATTGTGTTCATCCATCAGCATGCTGAAGAGCTCGCTCCAGGCGGGGCAAAAGCAATGATTGAGGATGGCTGTTTAGACGGTGTGGACGTAATTTTTGGAACACATTTATGGGCACCGACCCCTTTAGGAGAAGTGCTTGTACGAGAAGGCGCCATTATGGCTGCGGCAGACCGATTTGAAATTGTAATCCAAGGCAAGGGCGGACATGGTGCAGAACCACAGCACTCGGTTGACGCAATCGTCGTCGGTGCACACTTTGTCACGCAGTTGCAGACCATCGTTTCGCGACGTGTTGCACCACTTGAGTCGGGTGTAGTGACGGTCGGGCAATTTGAAGCGGTCAATCCGTTTAATGTCATCGCGGATACAGTAAAAATTCAAGGGACTGTACGTGCCTTTGATGAACAAGTGCGAAAACAAATGAAAGAGGAAATCGAATTATTATTGAAGGCAACATGTTTAGGGATGCATGCTGACTATCGTTTCGAGTATTTCGATGGGTATCCGCCTGTAATCAACCATGCAGCTGAAACACAATTTGTTGCACAAATAGCAAACGAAACACCAGGTGTTGAAAAAGTTACGGTTTGTCCTCCATTTATGATAGGGGAAGATTACGGCTACTATATGCAGCATGTTCCAGGGACTTTCTTCTTTACAGGGGCAAAGAATCCGGAGTGGGAAGCGGTATACCCGCATCATCATGCGCGCTTTGATTTTGATGAACGGGCAATGCTTATCGCTGCGAAAGTTTTAGGACAGGCAACATTGCAATTTTTACTAAATGAACAACGAGAAGAGGAATCAGCATGA
- a CDS encoding methyl-accepting chemotaxis protein has protein sequence MSVGKKLNAALIIMIILIFITVVLNFISLKNIQGNMDEAIDYRVEQIRSVDKIRFNVAMQGMYVRAIVFDGKEESVDSFKQYNELLDQEIDNLNKLVSSGTMKELMEQVVKNRDDFNYGYLDMMDAFERGEQRLANGFINTKLRAANDGMFDATAQMVEYQEKMLDEINKKADDSIAFSVLVAGIALAISVLIGILVMVYIRKTIISPLNGIVNEANVIAAGDLSQQDIIVKSKDEIGQLGNAFNSMKNNLSNLIKNIQVNSEQVNAAAQELSASTEEISATTEDVTVRINDTAERAQISAHASNESARAMEETAAGVQRIAESTQKLLGNSVDATQTAKDGGQIIYDAQQQMSIISSSTNSVNALVQKLAQQTEEINNISRLITSITDQTNLLALNAAIEAARAGEHGKGFAVVADEVRKLAEQSKSSANSIVNLTLEIKADTENVERAVSDSLVSVEDGVKIISHAGESFTTIVDAVTQMSMQIQEISATSEELSASAEQVTASVNEIAHSSNESSGNLEMIAAAVEEQTATMQQVNAVAVSLSDNAQTLQQEIQQFKV, from the coding sequence ATGAGTGTAGGGAAAAAGTTAAATGCTGCACTAATTATAATGATCATATTAATTTTCATTACAGTAGTGCTTAACTTTATAAGTTTAAAAAATATACAGGGAAATATGGATGAAGCAATCGATTACCGGGTAGAGCAAATTCGTTCCGTGGATAAAATCCGTTTTAATGTCGCAATGCAAGGAATGTATGTGCGTGCAATTGTTTTTGACGGCAAAGAAGAATCTGTCGATAGCTTTAAACAATACAATGAATTATTGGATCAGGAGATTGATAATTTAAATAAACTCGTATCAAGCGGTACGATGAAAGAGCTGATGGAACAAGTCGTTAAAAACCGGGATGACTTCAATTACGGTTATCTTGATATGATGGATGCTTTCGAACGGGGAGAACAAAGACTCGCAAACGGTTTTATTAATACAAAGCTGCGCGCGGCGAATGACGGAATGTTCGATGCAACAGCTCAGATGGTCGAATACCAGGAAAAAATGCTCGATGAGATCAACAAGAAAGCAGATGATTCAATCGCCTTTTCTGTTTTAGTTGCCGGTATCGCTTTAGCTATCAGTGTTCTTATTGGCATACTTGTTATGGTATACATACGTAAAACAATTATTTCGCCATTAAATGGTATTGTGAATGAAGCGAATGTTATTGCAGCAGGAGATTTATCGCAGCAAGATATTATAGTGAAATCAAAGGACGAAATTGGCCAGTTAGGCAATGCGTTCAATTCAATGAAAAATAACTTATCCAACCTGATTAAAAACATTCAGGTTAACTCAGAGCAAGTAAATGCGGCAGCACAGGAACTTTCGGCAAGTACCGAAGAAATATCAGCGACGACGGAAGATGTAACGGTGCGCATAAATGATACAGCTGAAAGAGCACAAATATCTGCACATGCATCAAATGAAAGTGCCCGTGCAATGGAAGAAACAGCTGCAGGTGTCCAACGAATTGCAGAATCAACTCAAAAATTGCTTGGGAATTCGGTTGATGCAACACAGACTGCTAAAGATGGTGGGCAGATTATTTATGATGCCCAACAACAAATGAGCATTATCAGCTCATCGACAAACTCTGTGAATGCTTTAGTGCAAAAGCTGGCACAACAAACAGAAGAAATTAATAATATTTCGCGATTAATTACATCGATTACGGATCAAACGAATTTACTGGCATTGAATGCAGCGATTGAAGCAGCGCGCGCCGGGGAACATGGCAAAGGCTTCGCTGTTGTAGCAGATGAAGTAAGGAAACTGGCTGAGCAATCGAAATCATCCGCCAATTCAATCGTTAACTTAACGCTTGAAATTAAAGCAGATACAGAAAACGTTGAACGTGCCGTATCGGATTCATTAGTTTCTGTGGAAGATGGCGTAAAGATTATTTCACATGCCGGCGAATCGTTTACAACAATCGTAGATGCAGTAACGCAAATGTCGATGCAAATCCAGGAAATTTCAGCTACTTCCGAAGAGCTTTCTGCAAGTGCGGAACAGGTAACGGCATCGGTTAATGAAATTGCCCACAGCTCAAATGAATCAAGCGGTAACTTGGAGATGATTGCGGCAGCGGTAGAGGAACAGACCGCTACAATGCAACAAGTAAATGCAGTAGCCGTATCGCTAAGCGACAATGCACAAACACTCCAACAGGAAATTCAGCAGTTTAAAGTATGA
- the gerQ gene encoding spore coat protein GerQ has product MQQMNPATVPMPTTMQGMQGVGMPREESYIENILRLNRGKPGTFYFSFDNAVAGSNTRAVRGVVEAAGRDHVILRDLKNNHRFLFPMIYFDYAEFDEELSYFTQQP; this is encoded by the coding sequence ATGCAACAGATGAATCCTGCGACGGTTCCGATGCCTACAACGATGCAAGGTATGCAAGGAGTAGGCATGCCACGTGAGGAATCCTATATCGAGAATATTTTACGGTTAAACAGAGGGAAACCAGGTACGTTTTATTTTTCATTTGATAATGCGGTAGCTGGCAGTAATACGCGGGCGGTTCGTGGAGTTGTGGAAGCAGCCGGTCGTGACCATGTAATTTTACGCGATTTGAAAAATAACCATCGCTTCCTGTTCCCGATGATTTACTTCGATTATGCGGAGTTCGATGAAGAATTAAGTTACTTTACACAGCAACCATAA
- the hemQ gene encoding hydrogen peroxide-dependent heme synthase, producing the protein MNEAAITLDGWYALHDFRSMDWASWKLVSAEEREAATKEFIAFLEDLNKDTGSNAFYSIIGQKADFMIMTLRETPEELNEIETKFAKLAIADFTIPTYSYVSVVELSNYLAGKSDEDPYQNPHVRARLYPELPKSKYVCFYPMDKKREGNDNWYMLSMEDRKKLMYDHGLIGRSYAGKIKQIITGSVGLDDHEWGVTLFSDDMLQFKKIVYEMRFDEVSARYGEFGEFLVGNLLDNEKLEKLLAI; encoded by the coding sequence ATGAATGAAGCAGCAATTACATTAGACGGCTGGTACGCACTACATGATTTCCGCTCAATGGACTGGGCATCATGGAAATTGGTTTCGGCTGAAGAACGCGAAGCCGCTACAAAAGAATTTATCGCATTTTTAGAAGACTTAAATAAAGATACAGGTTCGAATGCTTTTTACTCAATTATTGGCCAAAAAGCAGATTTCATGATTATGACTTTACGTGAAACACCTGAAGAACTAAATGAAATCGAAACAAAATTCGCGAAATTGGCGATTGCCGATTTTACAATTCCAACGTATTCTTACGTATCTGTAGTCGAATTATCGAACTATTTAGCAGGTAAATCAGATGAAGATCCATATCAAAACCCGCATGTTCGTGCGCGTTTATATCCTGAACTGCCTAAATCAAAATACGTATGCTTCTATCCAATGGATAAAAAACGTGAAGGCAATGACAACTGGTACATGCTTTCAATGGAAGACCGTAAAAAATTGATGTATGACCACGGTTTAATCGGCCGCAGCTATGCAGGTAAAATCAAACAAATCATTACAGGTTCTGTTGGTTTAGATGATCATGAGTGGGGCGTTACATTATTCTCTGATGATATGCTTCAATTCAAGAAAATCGTTTATGAAATGCGTTTTGATGAAGTTTCAGCACGCTACGGCGAATTCGGCGAGTTCCTGGTCGGAAACTTGCTGGACAATGAAAAACTGGAAAAACTGTTAGCGATTTAA
- a CDS encoding biotin/lipoate A/B protein ligase family protein, protein MNDFLQQTIWRFIDQSISANKRSPLESFAMDDTLCHLVGQKMTNSTIRTWVHHDAVVLGIQDHRLPYIEQGMETLKNSGYEPIVRNSGGLAVVLDAGVLNISIVVNEEKPLSINNAFEMMVTLIRQLFPEIATKIEAYEIVGSYCPGSYDLSIGGQKFAGISQRRMKNGIAVQIYLCVEGSGSERAELIKRFYEKGLQGEQTKFEYPVIKPGVMASLQELTGQNVTVFEVNERLRNLLSEKNGQLFELPLQQEEMELYNYYLDRVFKRNESMLSK, encoded by the coding sequence ATGAATGATTTTTTGCAGCAAACAATATGGCGTTTTATCGATCAGTCAATCAGCGCGAATAAACGCTCGCCATTAGAGTCCTTTGCAATGGATGATACACTATGTCATCTTGTCGGTCAGAAAATGACCAATTCGACAATACGTACATGGGTTCATCATGACGCAGTCGTACTCGGAATCCAAGATCACCGGTTGCCTTATATCGAGCAAGGGATGGAAACATTGAAGAACAGTGGTTATGAACCGATTGTCCGTAATTCAGGAGGACTGGCTGTCGTATTGGATGCGGGAGTTTTAAATATTTCAATTGTAGTAAATGAGGAAAAGCCACTAAGTATTAATAATGCGTTTGAAATGATGGTCACATTAATACGGCAATTATTTCCTGAAATTGCAACGAAAATAGAAGCATATGAAATTGTTGGTTCTTATTGTCCAGGTTCATATGATTTAAGTATTGGCGGGCAAAAGTTTGCTGGTATTTCGCAGCGCCGCATGAAAAACGGTATTGCTGTCCAAATTTATTTATGCGTAGAAGGCAGTGGCAGTGAGCGTGCGGAACTGATCAAACGTTTTTATGAAAAGGGTCTGCAAGGTGAGCAGACGAAATTCGAGTATCCGGTCATCAAGCCGGGAGTCATGGCGTCACTTCAAGAACTTACTGGACAAAACGTGACAGTATTCGAAGTGAATGAAAGACTGCGCAATCTATTGAGCGAAAAGAATGGCCAGCTGTTCGAACTGCCATTACAGCAAGAGGAAATGGAATTGTACAATTACTATTTGGACCGTGTGTTCAAGCGCAATGAATCAATGCTAAGTAAATAA
- a CDS encoding RsfA family transcriptional regulator, with product MTKTRQDAWVKENDELLAEAVLRHVKEGSTQLNAFEEAGDLLNRTAAACGFRWNAVVRRIYEEELAQAKKERKERMRMMNTATKRRTTPVYLLPSNENQPTSIPLSALSLDIVIAYLVQLQHTNSNEQDLLKWRKLTSLLTEQKNQLEQQLAALQKENKAIKEDYEQFVSIMNRARRLVALETDTEATPTFKMERNGNLISQTSLNDSGEALY from the coding sequence ATGACAAAAACAAGACAAGATGCATGGGTGAAAGAGAATGATGAGCTGTTAGCAGAGGCTGTTTTACGCCATGTAAAAGAAGGAAGTACTCAATTAAATGCTTTTGAAGAAGCCGGAGATTTACTGAACCGAACTGCAGCAGCATGCGGTTTTCGCTGGAATGCCGTAGTACGACGCATTTATGAAGAAGAGTTGGCACAAGCGAAAAAGGAACGTAAAGAACGTATGCGCATGATGAACACAGCTACAAAACGCAGAACAACACCCGTATACTTACTGCCGTCAAATGAAAATCAGCCAACATCGATTCCATTATCGGCCTTATCACTCGATATCGTCATTGCATACTTAGTACAACTGCAGCATACGAATTCAAATGAACAGGACTTACTGAAATGGCGCAAATTAACATCACTGTTAACAGAACAGAAAAACCAACTTGAACAACAACTGGCAGCACTGCAAAAAGAGAATAAAGCGATTAAAGAAGATTACGAGCAGTTTGTTTCGATTATGAACCGCGCAAGACGACTAGTAGCATTAGAAACAGATACTGAAGCCACGCCAACATTCAAAATGGAGCGTAATGGCAACTTGATTTCCCAAACATCGTTAAATGATTCAGGCGAAGCGCTATATTAG